Proteins encoded by one window of Candidatus Binatia bacterium:
- a CDS encoding 7-carboxy-7-deazaguanine synthase QueE, with translation MPAPDLKPLRVNEIFLSVQGEGVHVGERTVFLRLYGCPLRCVWCDQPEALATSGIGRFETMSPDAVLDRILHHPSVRRLCLTGGEPLIAPAESLGWLLGSLRERGWWISVETSGSRVVEPLMALIDFWTISPKGESARTFEGDPVEAQLPTLRELMALPEERRQLKFVIQSEGDVNDAVRFLDALEYRGAVVLQPEHGSGDGRAVFEWWPWDRYPEARIIPQTHKAVGLR, from the coding sequence ATGCCCGCACCCGATCTGAAACCCCTTCGCGTGAACGAGATCTTCCTCTCCGTCCAGGGGGAGGGGGTCCACGTCGGCGAGCGGACCGTTTTTCTTAGACTCTACGGCTGCCCGCTCCGATGCGTCTGGTGCGATCAGCCGGAGGCGCTGGCGACCAGCGGGATCGGGCGTTTCGAGACGATGTCGCCCGATGCGGTGCTCGATCGCATCCTGCATCATCCGTCCGTTCGGCGGCTGTGCCTCACGGGAGGGGAACCGTTGATCGCCCCCGCCGAATCGCTCGGGTGGCTCCTGGGCTCGCTGCGGGAGCGGGGCTGGTGGATTTCGGTCGAGACCAGCGGCTCGCGCGTCGTGGAGCCGCTGATGGCCCTGATCGACTTCTGGACGATCTCGCCCAAGGGGGAGAGCGCGCGGACGTTCGAGGGGGATCCCGTGGAGGCGCAGCTTCCCACGCTGCGCGAGTTGATGGCGCTCCCCGAGGAGCGCCGGCAGCTCAAGTTCGTGATCCAGTCGGAGGGGGACGTGAACGACGCGGTGCGCTTCCTGGACGCCCTGGAGTACCGCGGCGCCGTCGTGCTGCAGCCCGAGCACGGAAGTGGCGACGGCCGCGCCGTGTTCGAGTGGTGGCCCTGGGACCGCTACCCCGAAGCGCGAATCATTCCGCAGACGCACAAGGCGGTGGGGCTGCGATGA
- a CDS encoding MlaD family protein, which produces MKRTGQVPFMKLQVGILSLIALALILWATFQSGSFKFGKEEEITVHFANVGGLETGSPVRLNGVPVGTVRRIELGDSTNIVKVVMGVKDGTRSRLHQGATARITTVGFLSELYIALDAGNETLPVIASDEEIRPAIITDPQVLLSQAKGMADSVEVILANLNAATRGFSNGQGTLGRLARDEKLYDNLVAMSRNASELASRMNQTQSRVADRLMALAASFDSLSWRMQHGEGTLAQLMNNGELHRNLASSTARMDSVMALMESGKGSMGKLMADSTLYEDTKALMGSMKRLMAEIEKDPKKYFKFSLF; this is translated from the coding sequence GTGAAGCGAACCGGGCAGGTGCCCTTCATGAAGCTCCAGGTCGGGATCCTGTCGCTGATCGCGCTCGCCCTGATCCTCTGGGCCACCTTCCAGTCGGGAAGCTTCAAGTTCGGGAAGGAGGAGGAGATCACGGTCCACTTCGCCAACGTCGGCGGGCTGGAGACCGGCTCCCCCGTCCGGCTGAACGGCGTGCCGGTCGGCACCGTGCGCCGGATCGAGCTGGGCGACAGCACCAACATCGTGAAGGTCGTGATGGGCGTGAAGGACGGCACCCGCTCGCGCCTCCACCAGGGCGCGACCGCGCGCATCACGACGGTGGGATTCCTCTCCGAGCTCTACATTGCGCTCGACGCGGGAAACGAGACGCTCCCGGTGATCGCGAGCGACGAGGAGATCCGCCCCGCCATCATCACCGACCCCCAGGTGCTGCTCAGCCAGGCGAAGGGGATGGCGGACAGCGTGGAGGTGATCCTGGCCAACCTGAACGCCGCCACGCGGGGCTTCTCGAACGGACAGGGAACGCTGGGACGCCTGGCGCGCGACGAGAAGCTCTACGACAATCTGGTCGCGATGAGCCGGAACGCGAGCGAGCTGGCCTCGCGCATGAACCAGACCCAGTCGCGCGTGGCCGACCGCCTGATGGCGCTGGCCGCCTCCTTCGACAGCCTCTCCTGGCGGATGCAGCACGGCGAGGGCACGCTGGCGCAGCTCATGAACAACGGCGAGCTGCACCGGAATCTCGCCTCGAGCACGGCGCGGATGGATTCCGTGATGGCGCTGATGGAGTCGGGCAAAGGGTCGATGGGCAAGCTGATGGCCGACTCGACGCTGTACGAGGATACGAAAGCGCTGATGGGCTCGATGAAGCGGCTGATGGCGGAGATCGAAAAGGACCCCAAGAAGTACTTCAAGTTCAGCCTGTTCTAG
- a CDS encoding ATP-binding cassette domain-containing protein, which translates to MISFQHVDYSIDGRPILRDITFDVPQGATTVILGPSGSGKSTTLRLLLGLARPDAGEIRIDNEDITRMSEKRLRQVRQRVGMVFQQGALFDSMTVGENVAFSLIEHDKVPDEELEGTVRSHLQLVGLDPDLIDRMPDQLSGGMQRRVAIARALAARDPNILLYDEPTTGLDPQSAERITDLIVELRDRMKKTSIMVTHDIADAFKVANTMAVLNEGRLVFEGTPSDLAHTNEPFINEFLAPFRKAVLAATQRVVAVPGTPRPTALQ; encoded by the coding sequence ATGATCTCGTTCCAGCATGTCGACTACTCGATCGATGGACGGCCGATTCTCCGGGACATCACCTTCGATGTGCCCCAGGGGGCGACGACCGTCATCCTGGGCCCGTCCGGCTCGGGGAAGAGCACGACGCTCCGGCTGCTGCTGGGGCTGGCGCGGCCCGACGCGGGAGAAATTCGGATCGACAACGAGGACATCACGCGGATGAGCGAGAAGCGGCTCCGCCAGGTCCGCCAGCGCGTGGGAATGGTGTTTCAGCAGGGGGCGCTTTTCGACTCGATGACCGTGGGTGAGAACGTGGCGTTTTCCCTGATCGAGCACGACAAAGTCCCGGATGAGGAGCTGGAAGGGACGGTTCGGTCGCACCTCCAGCTGGTGGGGCTCGATCCGGACCTGATCGACCGGATGCCCGATCAGCTCTCGGGCGGAATGCAGCGGCGTGTGGCGATCGCGCGGGCGCTCGCGGCCCGCGATCCGAATATCCTCCTCTACGACGAGCCGACAACCGGGCTCGATCCGCAGAGCGCGGAGCGGATCACCGACCTGATCGTGGAGCTGCGCGACCGCATGAAGAAGACGTCGATCATGGTGACCCACGACATCGCCGATGCCTTCAAGGTGGCGAACACCATGGCGGTGTTGAACGAGGGGCGGCTCGTGTTCGAGGGCACCCCGTCCGACCTGGCCCACACCAACGAGCCGTTCATCAACGAATTCCTGGCTCCGTTCCGCAAGGCGGTCCTGGCCGCGACGCAGCGTGTCGTCGCGGTTCCAGGGACCCCGCGGCCCACGGCGCTCCAGTGA
- a CDS encoding ABC transporter permease — MNLIAAIVERLRRMVEVVQDFVLFAWEAIRATFTPPYYGREFLSQLHFALVGSLLIVVVSAAVAGQALAIQLVRELANTGAKSQLGHFMVISVVRALGPVLTGMVVASRMSAGITAELGAMRSSDQLDALIAFGSNPMKRLVVPRVAALLIALPVLVIIGDALAVVGGGFVGLQYHLPVESYYSGVLKYLTPKNVMVGMIKPFVFAVMIATVACWRGFRSAGGAKGVGVSTTESVVISSVGILVADGVCTRLVFRILGW; from the coding sequence GTGAATCTGATCGCGGCGATTGTCGAGCGGCTGCGCCGCATGGTGGAGGTCGTCCAGGACTTCGTGCTGTTTGCCTGGGAGGCGATCCGGGCGACCTTCACGCCTCCGTACTACGGGCGCGAGTTCTTGAGCCAGCTCCACTTCGCCCTGGTCGGCTCGCTCCTGATCGTGGTCGTGTCCGCCGCGGTGGCGGGCCAGGCGCTGGCGATCCAGCTGGTGCGCGAGCTGGCGAACACGGGAGCCAAGTCGCAGCTCGGGCACTTCATGGTGATCTCGGTGGTGCGCGCGCTGGGACCGGTGCTCACGGGGATGGTGGTAGCCTCGCGCATGTCGGCCGGGATCACCGCGGAGCTCGGGGCGATGCGATCCAGCGACCAGCTCGATGCGCTGATCGCGTTCGGCTCGAATCCGATGAAGCGGCTGGTCGTGCCTCGTGTGGCGGCGCTCCTGATCGCGCTCCCCGTGCTCGTGATCATCGGGGACGCGCTGGCGGTGGTGGGCGGCGGGTTCGTGGGACTCCAGTACCACCTGCCCGTCGAGTCGTATTATTCGGGGGTGCTCAAGTACCTGACGCCCAAGAACGTGATGGTCGGCATGATCAAGCCGTTCGTCTTCGCCGTGATGATCGCGACGGTGGCCTGCTGGCGCGGGTTCCGGTCGGCGGGGGGCGCCAAGGGCGTGGGCGTCTCGACCACCGAGTCGGTCGTGATCTCCTCGGTGGGGATTCTGGTCGCCGACGGCGTCTGCACGCGGCTCGTGTTTCGAATCCTGGGTTGGTGA
- a CDS encoding choice-of-anchor B family protein has protein sequence MVRRALLAVFLAAPLIAPLRPSPAMASAVSRNVQLLAHLNSYTRYSACTAYVAPDGREYAVLGTETGTSIVNVTNPSAPYEVGFIPGLTSWWREMKQYRTWLYVSTEAVGGGIQIIRMTDPEHPVLANTYTTAFNREHTVTVDTTRALLILNGTRATNTMTGMHVMSLADPENPVDLASYTKDYVHDSWVRGTRLHAFCISSNTVRIFDLSNPSAPVEQSSWSYLNAKSHSGETSKDGRYLYVCDEVNYSTMKVFDLQDLQAHPLLYETTVNPLSIVHNVHVKQDTAFVAWYTEGVRLFDIADPTLPAQFGWYDTYPSYSGGFHGVWEVACGFPSGTFIASDIESGLWVFRAVRNYGIVKVRARDTGGSPLTGVDVVHVETPEDSTQTGMTGGARIALAPGASTLRLSKFGYETAFVSDNVTVGSRDSFVVAMKRVAATALTGVVRREGDAAAIQDAAITLEGTPLSAATVSTGIYNLAGVPRGNYVVSAYRPGFAPASRLTSAEPGVTRTVDFKLLPAAWYDSCDTDRGWSLADADDNASAGRWERAIPNGTTGQNAPRLPLAPGATPGGDRLASGAAPGRGTPLQDAQHDEPAEGILTVGPVAPGVDATTGTGTGYCFVTGNGPAGGDPAATDVDGGKTTLTTPPIDLSAMTEPTLSWSRWFHMNTPGEPDSLVIQITRDGQTWVTVRSLIESHPAWQRDVIRVKDYIAPSAAVRVRFIAQDQPPADGVVEAAVDDFMAYDAALQPASVDDTTGTTSNAPPVALESPRPNPASREASVTLRLRSAGPVRVGVFNAAGRRVATLFDGNAPAGPLALRWNGRDQRGHETGSGIYWIRAEAAGEKRTTRLVWVR, from the coding sequence ATGGTCCGTCGAGCCCTCCTCGCGGTGTTCCTCGCCGCGCCCCTGATCGCGCCGCTACGGCCGTCCCCGGCCATGGCTTCCGCCGTGTCCCGGAACGTCCAGCTCCTCGCCCACCTGAACAGCTACACGCGCTACTCCGCCTGTACCGCCTATGTCGCGCCGGATGGGCGCGAGTACGCCGTGCTCGGCACCGAAACCGGAACGTCGATCGTGAACGTGACGAATCCGTCGGCGCCCTACGAGGTGGGGTTCATCCCGGGGCTCACCTCCTGGTGGCGCGAGATGAAGCAGTACCGGACCTGGCTCTACGTCTCGACCGAGGCCGTCGGCGGCGGCATCCAGATCATCCGGATGACCGACCCCGAGCACCCCGTGCTCGCGAACACCTACACGACGGCGTTCAACCGGGAGCACACGGTCACCGTCGACACCACGCGCGCGCTCCTCATCCTGAACGGCACGCGCGCGACCAACACGATGACCGGCATGCACGTCATGTCGCTCGCCGATCCTGAAAACCCCGTCGACCTCGCCTCCTACACCAAGGATTACGTGCACGACTCGTGGGTGCGCGGCACGCGGCTTCACGCCTTCTGCATCTCGAGCAACACGGTCCGGATCTTCGATCTGAGCAATCCGTCGGCGCCGGTCGAGCAGTCCTCCTGGAGCTACCTGAACGCCAAGTCGCACAGCGGCGAGACCTCCAAGGACGGGCGCTATCTCTACGTCTGCGACGAGGTGAACTACTCGACGATGAAGGTCTTCGACCTCCAGGACCTCCAGGCCCACCCACTCCTGTACGAGACCACCGTGAACCCGCTCTCGATCGTGCACAACGTGCACGTGAAGCAGGACACCGCGTTCGTCGCCTGGTACACCGAGGGAGTGCGCCTGTTCGACATCGCCGATCCGACGCTGCCGGCGCAGTTCGGGTGGTACGACACCTACCCCTCGTACTCCGGAGGCTTCCACGGCGTATGGGAAGTCGCGTGCGGGTTTCCGTCGGGGACCTTCATCGCGAGCGACATCGAGAGCGGGCTCTGGGTCTTCCGCGCGGTCCGGAACTACGGCATCGTCAAGGTGCGCGCGCGGGACACCGGGGGATCGCCGCTGACCGGCGTCGACGTCGTCCACGTGGAAACGCCCGAGGACTCCACGCAAACCGGCATGACCGGCGGCGCGCGGATCGCGCTGGCGCCGGGCGCGAGCACCCTGCGGCTGTCGAAATTCGGCTACGAGACGGCGTTCGTCAGCGACAACGTGACGGTCGGGAGCCGGGACAGCTTCGTGGTCGCGATGAAGCGGGTGGCGGCCACCGCGCTCACGGGCGTGGTGCGGCGGGAAGGGGACGCGGCGGCGATTCAGGACGCGGCGATCACGCTCGAGGGCACGCCGCTCTCGGCGGCCACGGTCTCGACGGGGATCTACAACCTCGCCGGCGTGCCGCGGGGAAACTACGTCGTGAGCGCCTACCGTCCCGGATTCGCCCCCGCCTCCCGGCTGACCTCGGCCGAGCCCGGCGTGACGCGGACCGTGGATTTCAAGCTGCTCCCGGCCGCCTGGTACGACTCCTGTGACACCGACCGGGGGTGGAGCCTTGCCGACGCCGACGACAACGCGTCGGCCGGCCGGTGGGAGCGCGCGATTCCGAACGGCACGACCGGACAGAACGCGCCGAGGCTTCCGCTGGCGCCGGGCGCCACTCCGGGCGGAGACCGCCTGGCCTCGGGCGCCGCGCCGGGTCGCGGCACCCCGCTTCAGGACGCGCAGCACGACGAGCCGGCCGAGGGCATCCTCACGGTGGGCCCGGTCGCCCCGGGCGTGGACGCCACGACGGGAACGGGGACGGGCTACTGCTTCGTCACCGGGAACGGCCCGGCCGGCGGCGACCCCGCGGCCACGGACGTGGACGGCGGCAAGACCACACTGACCACGCCGCCGATCGACCTGAGCGCCATGACCGAGCCGACGCTCTCCTGGTCGCGGTGGTTCCACATGAACACCCCCGGCGAGCCCGACTCGCTCGTGATCCAGATCACGCGCGACGGCCAGACCTGGGTCACCGTCCGTTCGCTGATCGAGAGCCACCCTGCGTGGCAGCGGGACGTGATCCGCGTGAAAGACTACATCGCGCCCAGCGCCGCGGTGCGCGTCCGCTTCATCGCGCAGGACCAGCCCCCCGCCGACGGCGTCGTGGAGGCGGCCGTGGACGACTTCATGGCCTACGACGCCGCGCTCCAACCGGCCAGCGTGGACGACACGACCGGGACCACGTCGAACGCGCCGCCCGTGGCGCTGGAATCGCCGCGGCCCAATCCCGCGTCGCGGGAGGCGTCGGTGACGCTGCGGCTGCGGTCGGCGGGCCCGGTGCGGGTCGGCGTATTCAATGCCGCGGGCCGGAGGGTGGCCACGCTGTTCGATGGGAACGCGCCGGCCGGTCCCCTGGCGTTACGGTGGAATGGTCGCGACCAGCGCGGCCACGAGACCGGAAGCGGCATCTACTGGATCCGCGCGGAAGCCGCAGGAGAGAAGCGAACGACGAGGCTGGTGTGGGTGCGGTGA
- a CDS encoding sterol desaturase family protein: MAKANYGDLPINHSDEPIRLFKSDFLEFFTHIHPVVVLVLYVPVVLFFLARAFREQGGGAIGPVFGMYAVGLLVWTFSEYILHRYLFHWDPQHPFLKRAWYLVHGVHHEQPQCKTRLVMPPILSIPLAVLFFLFFKTLIGTILGLPLWVAPLFAGFVTGYIAYDMMHYAEHHLSMTWGFLKFVKRYHLLHHYKTPEHRFGVSSPLWDYIFGTKPKGR; the protein is encoded by the coding sequence ATGGCCAAGGCGAACTACGGGGATCTGCCGATCAACCACAGCGACGAGCCGATCCGGTTGTTCAAGTCCGACTTCCTCGAGTTCTTCACCCACATCCACCCGGTCGTGGTGCTCGTGCTGTACGTGCCGGTGGTTCTCTTCTTCCTGGCGCGGGCGTTCCGGGAGCAGGGGGGCGGGGCCATCGGGCCGGTGTTCGGCATGTACGCGGTGGGCCTTCTGGTCTGGACCTTCTCCGAGTACATCCTGCATCGCTACCTGTTCCACTGGGACCCGCAGCATCCGTTCCTGAAGCGGGCGTGGTACCTGGTGCATGGCGTCCATCACGAGCAGCCGCAGTGCAAGACGCGCCTGGTCATGCCGCCGATCCTGAGCATTCCGCTGGCGGTCCTCTTCTTCCTCTTCTTCAAGACCCTGATCGGCACGATCCTCGGGCTCCCGCTCTGGGTGGCGCCGCTCTTCGCCGGCTTCGTGACCGGCTACATCGCCTACGACATGATGCACTATGCGGAGCACCACCTCTCGATGACGTGGGGCTTCCTCAAGTTCGTGAAGCGCTACCACCTGCTGCACCACTACAAGACCCCCGAGCATCGGTTCGGGGTCAGCTCCCCTCTCTGGGACTACATCTTCGGCACCAAACCGAAGGGCCGCTGA
- a CDS encoding cytochrome c oxidase subunit II, which yields MWVITLIVGVWFVAAEGILLWFTFRYRKKDGVRAAYVPGKSFRQTGWILIPCVAILVCDLAIDAFGERVWKTIKEKVPPAQLQIGVEGRQWAWTFTHPGKDGILGSPDDIVIPNEIHVPVGENVAFTLGAADCLHSFWVPELRLKQDAVPGRHIQGWFRATRPGSYGVLCAELCGVAHGLMRGTLYVDTEADYERWLDSRIAAQPASQAAAFQAAPTPAPQPAPKTGGKS from the coding sequence ATGTGGGTCATCACCCTCATCGTGGGGGTCTGGTTCGTCGCGGCCGAGGGGATCCTCCTCTGGTTCACGTTCCGGTACCGCAAGAAGGACGGCGTGCGCGCGGCCTACGTGCCGGGCAAGAGCTTCCGCCAGACCGGGTGGATCCTGATCCCCTGCGTCGCCATTCTCGTGTGCGATCTGGCCATCGATGCCTTCGGCGAGCGCGTCTGGAAGACGATCAAGGAGAAGGTTCCGCCGGCGCAGCTGCAGATCGGCGTCGAGGGGCGCCAGTGGGCGTGGACGTTCACGCATCCCGGGAAGGACGGCATCCTCGGCTCGCCCGACGACATCGTCATCCCCAACGAGATCCACGTGCCGGTGGGCGAGAACGTCGCGTTCACCCTCGGCGCGGCCGACTGCCTCCACTCCTTCTGGGTTCCCGAGCTCCGCCTGAAGCAGGACGCGGTGCCGGGGCGCCATATCCAGGGCTGGTTCCGCGCGACGCGTCCCGGCAGCTACGGCGTCCTCTGCGCGGAGCTGTGCGGCGTGGCGCACGGGCTCATGCGCGGCACGCTCTACGTCGACACCGAAGCGGACTACGAGCGGTGGCTCGACTCCCGGATAGCCGCCCAGCCGGCCTCCCAGGCGGCGGCATTCCAGGCAGCTCCCACGCCGGCTCCCCAGCCGGCGCCGAAGACGGGAGGGAAGTCGTGA
- a CDS encoding NAD-dependent epimerase/dehydratase family protein → MSDAAPLAVVTGASGFVGSHVVDELLLRGARVRAVVRGTSSRRWLEGKPVELADAALDDPMALARAVEGADWIVHAAGLIRARNAAEFHEANVVGTERLLRAADQGTLRRFLFISSQAAAGPSLTGLPVTEDQRPHPVSAYGESKLRAEQLVLMAADRLPIAVIRPPAVYGPRDTAILKAFVAGKWHLEPVLRARGRFSIVHVSDLVTAVYAALTEEAALGQAFFACEPDVTDYAELGIAVREALRTWTVRIAIPQWALTGIASVAEGWARAAGRAPLLSREKLAEIAAGDWIASSRKIRERLGWTPRIGLREGIRATADWYREAGWL, encoded by the coding sequence GTGAGCGACGCGGCGCCCCTCGCCGTCGTCACGGGAGCATCCGGATTCGTCGGAAGCCACGTCGTGGACGAGCTCCTCCTGCGCGGCGCGCGCGTGCGCGCCGTCGTGCGCGGCACCTCGTCGCGGCGGTGGCTGGAGGGGAAGCCGGTCGAGCTGGCCGATGCCGCGCTCGACGATCCCATGGCGCTGGCCCGCGCGGTGGAGGGCGCCGACTGGATCGTCCACGCCGCCGGGCTCATCCGCGCCCGGAACGCGGCGGAGTTCCACGAGGCCAACGTGGTGGGCACCGAGCGGCTCCTGCGCGCCGCGGATCAGGGCACGCTTCGGCGCTTTCTCTTCATCTCGAGCCAGGCGGCCGCCGGACCCAGCCTGACCGGCCTCCCGGTCACCGAGGATCAGCGCCCCCACCCGGTCTCCGCCTACGGCGAGAGCAAGCTCCGCGCGGAGCAGCTCGTGCTGATGGCGGCCGACCGGCTGCCGATCGCGGTGATCCGCCCCCCGGCCGTCTACGGCCCCCGGGACACCGCCATCCTCAAGGCGTTCGTCGCGGGGAAGTGGCACCTGGAGCCGGTCCTCCGCGCGCGGGGGCGGTTCTCCATCGTCCACGTGAGCGACCTCGTCACCGCCGTCTATGCGGCACTCACCGAGGAGGCCGCCCTGGGGCAGGCGTTCTTCGCCTGCGAGCCGGACGTGACCGACTACGCCGAGCTGGGCATCGCCGTCCGGGAGGCGCTCCGGACCTGGACGGTTCGTATCGCCATTCCGCAGTGGGCCCTGACGGGGATCGCGTCGGTCGCCGAGGGCTGGGCGCGCGCCGCGGGCAGGGCGCCGCTTCTCTCCCGGGAGAAGCTGGCGGAGATCGCCGCGGGGGACTGGATCGCCTCGTCGCGGAAGATCCGGGAGCGGCTCGGCTGGACGCCCCGGATCGGGCTACGGGAAGGGATCCGGGCGACGGCGGACTGGTATCGCGAGGCCGGCTGGCTCTAG
- a CDS encoding cbb3-type cytochrome c oxidase subunit I, with amino-acid sequence MSEATILEPPLDPPRAAPPAAHAGAHDDAPHGFWSTYFFSTDHKHIAKQYLLTGLCMAVIGGLLAHVMRMHLAFPDRAVPGFGEVPAGTYNALITMHGTIMIFFVAMPVLLGGFGNFLIPLMIGARDMAFPRLNMMSYWTFLVSCLILLGSFFVPGGASPAGWTAYPPLSANVAYSGAAWGVPLWIAAVALEFVAFLMGGINFITTAINLRAPGMKMFDLPMMVWMQLVASVIFLFSVGPLVAGAVLLLLDRVAGTGFYNPGAGGDPLLYQHLFWFFGHPEVYVILLPGLGIVAEILPVFARKPLFGYRMVVYATLATGVLSFIVWAHHQFVSGIDPRLASAFSITTILISVPVAITMFAFVATLWRGAIELKAAMLFAIGMVGVFFWGGVTGIINGSAAADIYVHDTYFVVAHFHYALIPPVFFSLFAGIYYWYPKMFGRMLNETLGKIHFWGTFLFVNVTFMPMFGLGLRGYPRRTFDPRVFAHLGDLHPLQLAATLGTIGLLLFQIPFVLNFFGSLRFGAVAGKNPWRANTLEWTVPSPPGHGNFEGTPVVYRGPYEYSAPGRDADWFPQDVAPGRPL; translated from the coding sequence GTGAGCGAGGCCACGATCCTCGAGCCGCCTCTCGATCCGCCCCGGGCCGCGCCTCCGGCGGCGCATGCCGGGGCGCACGACGACGCGCCGCACGGGTTCTGGAGCACCTACTTCTTCTCGACCGATCACAAGCACATCGCCAAGCAGTACCTGCTCACCGGCCTCTGCATGGCGGTGATCGGAGGGCTGCTCGCGCACGTGATGCGGATGCACCTCGCGTTTCCGGATCGCGCGGTGCCCGGATTCGGCGAGGTGCCCGCCGGCACCTACAACGCGCTGATCACGATGCACGGCACGATCATGATCTTCTTCGTGGCGATGCCGGTGCTGCTGGGCGGCTTCGGCAATTTCCTGATCCCGCTGATGATCGGCGCGCGCGACATGGCGTTTCCGCGGCTGAACATGATGTCCTACTGGACCTTCCTCGTGAGCTGCCTGATCCTGCTCGGCTCCTTCTTCGTCCCGGGAGGCGCCTCGCCGGCGGGATGGACCGCCTATCCGCCGCTCTCGGCCAACGTGGCCTATTCCGGCGCCGCGTGGGGCGTGCCGCTCTGGATCGCCGCGGTCGCGCTCGAGTTCGTCGCCTTTCTCATGGGCGGGATCAACTTCATCACCACCGCGATCAACCTGCGCGCTCCGGGGATGAAGATGTTCGACCTGCCGATGATGGTCTGGATGCAGCTGGTCGCGAGCGTGATCTTCCTCTTCTCGGTGGGGCCGCTCGTGGCGGGCGCGGTGCTGCTCCTGCTGGACCGCGTTGCGGGCACCGGCTTCTACAACCCCGGCGCCGGCGGCGATCCGCTGCTCTACCAGCACCTCTTCTGGTTCTTCGGCCATCCCGAGGTCTACGTCATCCTCCTCCCGGGACTCGGCATCGTCGCGGAGATCCTCCCCGTCTTTGCGCGGAAGCCGCTCTTCGGCTACCGGATGGTGGTGTACGCCACGCTCGCCACGGGCGTTCTCTCGTTCATCGTGTGGGCGCACCATCAGTTCGTGAGCGGGATCGACCCGCGCCTGGCGAGCGCGTTCAGCATCACGACGATCCTGATCTCGGTCCCCGTGGCGATCACGATGTTCGCCTTCGTCGCGACCCTCTGGAGAGGAGCGATCGAGCTCAAGGCGGCGATGCTCTTCGCGATCGGGATGGTCGGCGTCTTCTTCTGGGGCGGGGTGACCGGGATCATCAACGGCTCGGCGGCCGCCGACATCTACGTGCACGACACCTACTTCGTGGTGGCCCATTTCCACTACGCCCTGATCCCGCCGGTCTTCTTCTCCCTGTTTGCCGGGATCTACTACTGGTACCCGAAGATGTTCGGCCGGATGCTGAACGAGACGCTGGGGAAGATCCACTTCTGGGGGACCTTCCTCTTCGTGAACGTCACCTTCATGCCGATGTTCGGCCTGGGGCTGCGCGGCTATCCGCGCCGCACGTTCGATCCGCGCGTCTTCGCGCACCTCGGAGACCTGCACCCGCTCCAGCTGGCCGCGACCCTCGGCACGATCGGGCTCCTCCTCTTCCAGATCCCGTTCGTGCTCAACTTTTTCGGGAGCCTGCGCTTCGGCGCGGTCGCGGGGAAAAACCCCTGGCGCGCGAACACGCTCGAGTGGACCGTGCCGTCGCCGCCGGGGCACGGCAATTTCGAGGGGACGCCGGTCGTCTACCGCGGCCCCTACGAGTACAGCGCCCCGGGGCGCGACGCCGACTGGTTCCCGCAAGACGTCGCGCCGGGGAGACCGCTGTGA
- the queD gene encoding 6-carboxytetrahydropterin synthase QueD, with protein MRVRLTRDFTFEAAHLLPNAPDGHKCRRLHGHSFRIEVTVEGEVDPRTGWFLDYAVIRDAVEPLRKQLDHYYLNEIPGLDNPTSEHLAGWLWERLKHSLPSLARITVHETCEARCEYEGRYT; from the coding sequence ATGAGAGTCCGGCTGACCCGGGACTTCACGTTCGAAGCCGCGCACCTGCTGCCGAACGCGCCCGACGGGCACAAGTGCCGCCGCCTCCACGGCCATTCGTTTCGCATCGAGGTCACCGTAGAGGGAGAGGTGGATCCGCGCACCGGCTGGTTCCTCGACTATGCGGTGATCCGGGATGCCGTGGAGCCTCTGCGGAAGCAGCTCGACCATTACTACCTGAACGAGATCCCGGGCCTCGACAATCCCACGTCGGAACATCTCGCGGGCTGGCTCTGGGAACGACTCAAGCACTCGCTTCCGTCGCTCGCGCGCATCACGGTTCACGAGACCTGCGAAGCGCGCTGCGAGTACGAGGGCAGGTATACCTGA